In the Arthrobacter zhaoxinii genome, one interval contains:
- a CDS encoding thiamine pyrophosphate-requiring protein produces the protein MSERLVADLIVERLQAWNVDRVFGYSGDGINTVLGAMRRSGDPEFIQVRHEENAAFMAVGHAKYTGGVGVVMSTQGPGAIHLLNGLYDARLDGAPVVAIVGQQSRSVLGSSYMQEVDLMNLTRDVASAFRQQINSPEQVPLVLDRAFKKALATGTPAVVIIPHDVQQAPAPELEQEHGILNTVPVFSPARTSPAEADIRAAAEVINSGERVALLVGQGARDARAQVYALADKIGAGITTSLLGKPYVDETLPLSAGTMGHLGTSSAGYVMDNCDTLLIIGSSDPWTEFYPKPGTARGVQIDRDASAVGNRYPVEVGITGDAVATLDALIPLLEARPDAPWRRQVEESVRRWHELARTRAMTPADPVNPERVVYELNRRLPDNAQVAVDVGSSVYWYARHLHLPEGVPAHLSSTLASMGCAVPYGLAAKLAYPDRPVVALSGDGAMQMAGVTELITLSRLWQKWEDPRFVLCVLNNRELAEVTWEQREMEGDPRFEASQSLPDFPYAEYAKLLGLESIRVEDPELLGEAWDVALAATRPFLIEVVTDPAVPLLPPFPSGAAQAETMKDGLAQEGAAGEHARRLLDIYLEQEEGLYRDL, from the coding sequence ATGAGCGAGCGGCTCGTAGCGGATCTGATTGTCGAACGCCTGCAGGCCTGGAACGTGGACCGGGTGTTCGGCTACAGCGGAGACGGCATCAATACCGTCCTGGGTGCCATGCGCCGCAGCGGCGACCCCGAGTTCATCCAGGTCCGGCACGAGGAAAACGCCGCCTTCATGGCCGTGGGACATGCCAAATACACCGGCGGAGTGGGTGTGGTGATGTCCACGCAGGGCCCCGGCGCGATCCACCTGCTCAACGGCCTGTACGACGCGCGGCTGGACGGGGCGCCCGTGGTGGCCATCGTCGGCCAGCAGTCCCGCAGCGTGCTGGGGTCCTCCTACATGCAGGAAGTGGACCTGATGAACCTGACCAGGGACGTGGCCTCGGCGTTCCGCCAGCAGATCAACTCCCCTGAACAGGTTCCGCTGGTGCTGGACCGCGCATTCAAGAAGGCGCTGGCCACCGGAACGCCCGCCGTCGTCATCATTCCGCATGATGTGCAGCAGGCACCGGCGCCGGAACTGGAACAGGAGCACGGCATCCTCAACACCGTCCCGGTGTTCAGCCCCGCGCGGACCTCACCGGCTGAAGCGGATATCCGGGCCGCCGCGGAAGTGATCAACTCCGGCGAGCGGGTGGCCCTGCTGGTGGGGCAGGGTGCCCGCGATGCCCGCGCACAGGTTTACGCTTTGGCCGACAAGATCGGTGCCGGCATCACCACCAGCCTGCTCGGCAAACCGTACGTGGATGAAACACTGCCGCTTTCCGCCGGGACCATGGGGCATCTGGGCACCAGTTCCGCCGGCTACGTGATGGACAACTGCGACACCCTGCTGATCATCGGATCCAGCGATCCGTGGACGGAGTTCTATCCCAAGCCCGGGACCGCGCGGGGAGTACAGATTGACCGGGATGCGTCCGCTGTCGGCAACCGCTACCCGGTGGAGGTCGGCATCACCGGAGACGCCGTGGCCACCCTGGACGCCTTGATTCCGCTGCTGGAAGCCCGGCCGGACGCGCCCTGGCGGCGGCAGGTGGAGGAAAGCGTCCGCCGCTGGCACGAGCTGGCCCGGACGCGGGCCATGACGCCCGCCGATCCGGTGAACCCGGAACGCGTGGTGTACGAGCTGAACCGGCGCCTGCCGGACAACGCGCAGGTGGCGGTCGACGTCGGCAGTTCCGTGTACTGGTACGCGCGGCACCTGCACCTTCCGGAAGGCGTGCCCGCGCACCTGTCCAGCACGCTGGCCAGCATGGGCTGCGCCGTGCCGTACGGTTTGGCCGCGAAGCTGGCGTACCCGGACCGTCCGGTGGTGGCGCTCTCCGGCGACGGCGCCATGCAGATGGCCGGAGTGACCGAACTGATCACCCTGAGCCGGCTCTGGCAGAAGTGGGAGGACCCCCGCTTCGTTCTCTGCGTGCTCAACAACCGTGAGCTGGCCGAGGTCACGTGGGAACAGCGTGAGATGGAGGGCGATCCGCGGTTCGAGGCCAGCCAGTCGCTGCCGGACTTTCCGTACGCCGAGTACGCCAAGCTGCTGGGGCTGGAAAGCATCCGGGTGGAGGATCCGGAACTGCTGGGCGAGGCCTGGGACGTGGCGCTCGCCGCCACGCGGCCGTTCCTGATCGAGGTGGTCACCGATCCCGCGGTGCCGCTGCTGCCGCCGTTCCCCAGCGGTGCCGCCCAGGCCGAGACCATGAAGGACGGACTGGCGCAGGAGGGCGCCGCGGGCGAGCATGCCCGCCGGCTGCTGGATATCTACCTGGAGCAGGAAGAGGGACTCTACCGCGATCTCTGA
- a CDS encoding dihydrofolate reductase family protein yields the protein MPKVIYYVASSLDGFIATEDNRLDWLLQFGFEAFQDHYNRFMADVGAVVMGAETYRWLRAEEPESWEYSQPCWVLSHREEPAPPEGDIRFASGDVREVLREARDAAGERNIWMVGGGNVAAQFAEAGLLDELWVTYMPVALGSGRRLLPVSGPTAPMRLLAATSFDGGAVELRYGVSKAQ from the coding sequence ATGCCTAAGGTCATCTATTACGTTGCCTCCTCCCTGGACGGTTTTATCGCTACGGAGGACAACCGCCTGGACTGGCTGCTCCAGTTCGGTTTCGAGGCCTTCCAGGACCATTACAACCGGTTCATGGCCGACGTCGGCGCCGTGGTGATGGGCGCGGAAACCTACCGCTGGCTCCGGGCGGAGGAGCCGGAGAGCTGGGAGTATTCGCAGCCGTGCTGGGTGCTCAGCCACCGGGAGGAACCGGCTCCGCCGGAGGGTGACATCCGGTTTGCCTCGGGGGACGTCCGGGAGGTCCTGCGGGAAGCCCGTGACGCGGCGGGAGAGCGCAACATCTGGATGGTGGGCGGCGGCAACGTGGCGGCCCAGTTCGCCGAGGCCGGCCTGCTGGATGAATTGTGGGTGACCTACATGCCGGTGGCCTTGGGCAGCGGGAGGCGGCTCCTGCCGGTGTCCGGGCCCACCGCGCCCATGCGCCTGCTTGCCGCTACCTCCTTCGACGGCGGGGCGGTCGAACTCCGTTACGGCGTATCGAAAGCGCAATAG
- a CDS encoding alpha/beta fold hydrolase, translated as MKTDIRTRNNVQVLGRADGPVLLFAHGFGCDQGMWSRVLPRFTDDFKVVLFDHVGAGGSDLDAYTPAKYSTLDGYVADVLELCEDLDLQDVTFIGHSVSAMMAIAAGATAAERLARIILVAPSPSYMDYPEDGYVGGFSRADLDELLESLDTNYLVWAAAMAPVIMGNPAAPALGTELEGSFCRVNPGIARQFARVAFLTDVRSLLPKVTVPSLIMQASADLLAPDHVGRYLQEHLPQSTLVQMKATGHLPHVSAPEETADIILGYLQQSK; from the coding sequence ATGAAGACTGATATCCGCACCCGGAACAACGTTCAAGTGCTGGGACGAGCGGACGGGCCAGTGCTGCTTTTCGCCCATGGTTTCGGCTGCGATCAGGGAATGTGGTCACGGGTGCTGCCCCGCTTCACCGATGACTTCAAAGTGGTCCTCTTCGACCATGTAGGGGCGGGCGGTTCCGATCTGGATGCCTACACCCCGGCTAAGTACTCCACCCTGGACGGCTACGTGGCCGACGTCCTGGAACTGTGCGAGGACCTGGACCTGCAGGACGTCACCTTCATTGGTCACAGCGTCAGCGCCATGATGGCCATCGCGGCCGGTGCCACCGCGGCCGAGCGTCTTGCCCGGATCATCCTGGTTGCCCCGTCGCCCAGCTACATGGACTATCCCGAGGACGGCTACGTGGGCGGCTTCAGCCGGGCCGATCTGGATGAACTCCTCGAATCCCTCGACACCAATTACCTGGTCTGGGCCGCCGCCATGGCCCCGGTGATCATGGGCAACCCCGCCGCACCGGCCCTGGGCACCGAACTCGAAGGCAGTTTCTGCCGGGTCAACCCGGGCATCGCCCGGCAGTTCGCCCGCGTGGCGTTCCTGACCGACGTGCGGAGCCTGCTGCCCAAGGTCACCGTTCCCTCGCTCATCATGCAGGCCTCAGCGGACCTTCTGGCCCCGGACCATGTGGGCCGCTACCTGCAGGAACACCTCCCGCAGAGCACCCTGGTCCAGATGAAAGCCACCGGCCACCTCCCCCACGTGAGTGCACCGGAGGAGACCGCGGACATCATCCTCGGCTACCTGCAGCAATCAAAGTAG